One genomic segment of Pedosphaera parvula Ellin514 includes these proteins:
- a CDS encoding MGH1-like glycoside hydrolase domain-containing protein, with the protein MGTSNGKPKEGLVPKGAERIRLDEDEARTKNWKRWGPYLSERQWGTVREDYSADGNCWDYFPHDHARSRAYRWGEDGILGITDRECRICFALAMWNGRDPILKERLFGLTNAQGNHGEDVKEEYFYLDSSPTHTYMKGLYKYPQAEFPYAQLLEENRRRTRDEPEYELVDTGVFQENRYFDVLVEYAKNTPNDMLIRVTVINRGPDKATLHLLPTLWFRNTWVWGCTHEGCSLKPRIGLERENLLMLNHETLRDYFFEIGPHPKGGTPPILFTDNETNLQKLYGVENLGSYVKDAFHEYVIEGRKEAINPKHYGTKAAPHYVLELGPGESQTIKLRLYAEEETPSPEARESFDEIFTTRIRETEEFYNSIVQPKLTPSERNVVRQGYAGLLWTKQFYQYIVEDWLNGDPHFPSPPESRKNGRNSTWAHVYSRDVLSMPDNWEYPWFAAWDLAFHMVPFAKLDGRFAKDQLVLLLREWYMHPNGQIPAYEFAFSDVNPPVHAWAAWRVYKITGRKGQRDRDFLESMFQKLLLNFTWWVNRKDPDGKNLFAGGFLGLDNIGVFDRSQPLPEGGSLRQADGTAWMAFYCLTMLAIALELARDGERIYTAYEDMASKFLEHFVQIADAMNSLGGSGLWDEEDGFYYDQIKINGEIIPLRSRSLVGVLPLIAVEVLEEKAVKSLPGFYKRFQWFQNYRKDLGRQISHCEINLTNSHHHYLLAIPSRERLIRTLRYVLDESEFLSPHGVRSVSKFHCDHPYVFEAGGLRHVVDYVPGDSNTCLFGGNSNWRGPVWFPINYLLIEALERYHHFYGNNFRVEYPTGSGVLLNLKEIAQELAARMAKIFIPDEHGHRAWYGNDLRFQEDPHWRDLVLFHEYFHGDTGKGLGANHQTGWTALSVRMVEELARRRG; encoded by the coding sequence ATGGGAACAAGCAACGGAAAGCCGAAGGAGGGGCTGGTGCCAAAGGGAGCCGAAAGGATACGGCTGGACGAAGATGAGGCCCGGACCAAAAATTGGAAGCGCTGGGGACCTTACTTGTCCGAGCGCCAGTGGGGGACCGTGAGGGAGGATTATTCCGCGGATGGCAATTGCTGGGACTATTTTCCTCACGACCACGCCCGCAGCCGCGCTTATCGCTGGGGAGAAGATGGGATTTTGGGCATTACCGATCGCGAGTGCCGCATCTGCTTTGCCCTGGCAATGTGGAACGGACGAGATCCGATTCTGAAGGAACGCCTGTTCGGGCTTACCAATGCACAGGGTAATCATGGAGAGGATGTGAAAGAGGAATATTTTTATTTGGATTCCTCCCCGACGCATACCTACATGAAAGGGCTTTATAAGTATCCTCAGGCCGAATTTCCCTACGCCCAATTGCTGGAGGAGAACCGGCGTCGCACGCGGGATGAGCCGGAGTACGAGTTGGTCGATACAGGCGTGTTCCAGGAGAACCGATATTTTGATGTGTTGGTGGAATACGCTAAGAACACGCCCAATGACATGCTGATTCGTGTGACGGTCATTAATCGCGGACCAGATAAAGCAACCCTCCACCTTCTGCCGACATTATGGTTTCGGAATACGTGGGTATGGGGGTGCACGCACGAGGGATGCTCCCTGAAGCCGCGCATCGGCCTGGAGCGCGAAAATCTGCTCATGCTCAACCATGAGACACTGCGCGATTACTTTTTTGAGATCGGCCCACATCCAAAAGGCGGAACTCCACCCATTCTTTTTACCGACAACGAAACCAATCTGCAGAAGCTCTATGGTGTGGAAAACCTGGGGAGTTACGTAAAAGATGCCTTTCACGAATATGTGATCGAGGGGAGAAAAGAGGCCATCAATCCAAAACATTATGGCACCAAGGCCGCGCCGCATTACGTGCTGGAGCTCGGACCGGGAGAATCGCAAACGATCAAACTGCGCTTGTACGCCGAGGAAGAGACACCCTCGCCGGAAGCCAGGGAGAGCTTCGATGAAATTTTCACTACGCGGATTCGCGAGACGGAGGAGTTTTACAATTCCATCGTTCAACCGAAGCTCACCCCTTCCGAGCGCAATGTGGTGAGACAGGGTTATGCCGGGTTGCTGTGGACGAAACAGTTTTATCAGTACATTGTGGAAGATTGGCTCAATGGAGACCCGCACTTCCCGTCACCGCCCGAGAGTAGAAAGAATGGACGCAACTCAACATGGGCGCATGTGTATAGCCGCGATGTGCTTTCGATGCCGGACAACTGGGAGTATCCCTGGTTTGCGGCGTGGGACCTGGCGTTCCACATGGTTCCGTTTGCGAAACTGGATGGGCGGTTTGCCAAGGATCAGTTGGTCCTGCTCTTGCGTGAATGGTACATGCATCCGAACGGCCAGATTCCGGCCTACGAATTTGCCTTCTCAGATGTGAATCCACCGGTGCATGCCTGGGCGGCCTGGCGTGTCTACAAAATCACGGGCCGGAAGGGTCAGCGAGACAGGGATTTTCTGGAAAGCATGTTTCAAAAGCTCCTGTTGAATTTTACCTGGTGGGTAAATCGCAAGGACCCCGATGGAAAGAACCTGTTTGCCGGCGGCTTTCTGGGGCTCGACAACATTGGCGTTTTTGATCGCTCCCAACCACTTCCCGAAGGGGGCAGTTTGCGGCAGGCAGACGGGACGGCTTGGATGGCTTTTTATTGCCTGACCATGCTGGCGATTGCCCTGGAGCTGGCACGGGATGGTGAAAGGATTTATACGGCTTACGAAGACATGGCGTCGAAGTTCCTCGAGCATTTTGTCCAAATTGCGGATGCGATGAACTCGCTCGGCGGTTCTGGTTTGTGGGATGAGGAGGATGGGTTTTACTACGATCAGATCAAAATCAACGGTGAGATCATTCCACTGCGAAGCCGGTCCCTGGTGGGGGTTCTGCCGCTGATTGCGGTGGAAGTGTTGGAGGAAAAAGCCGTTAAAAGTTTGCCCGGATTTTACAAACGCTTTCAATGGTTCCAGAACTATCGCAAAGACCTTGGCCGCCAGATCTCGCATTGCGAAATCAACCTGACGAATTCGCATCATCATTATCTTTTGGCCATTCCTTCCCGGGAACGGTTGATACGAACGTTGCGTTATGTGCTGGATGAATCTGAATTTCTTTCTCCGCACGGTGTTCGTTCGGTTTCCAAATTTCATTGCGATCACCCATATGTTTTCGAAGCTGGCGGCCTGAGACACGTCGTGGATTATGTGCCGGGAGATTCGAATACCTGCCTGTTTGGGGGCAACTCCAATTGGCGCGGTCCGGTATGGTTTCCAATCAACTATCTACTGATTGAAGCGCTGGAAAGATACCACCATTTTTATGGCAACAATTTCAGAGTGGAATATCCGACCGGTTCCGGGGTGCTGCTCAATCTGAAGGAGATTGCGCAGGAATTGGCAGCCAGAATGGCAAAGATTTTCATACCCGACGAGCACGGGCACCGGGCCTGGTACGGTAACGATCTTCGATTTCAGGAAGATCCCCACTGGCGTGACCTGGTGCTCTTTCATGAATATTTTCATGGCGATACCGGCAAAGGCCTGGGGGCCAACCACCAAACCGGCTGGACGGCGCTGTCTGTGCGAATGGTCGAGGAACTCGCCCGTCGGAGAGGGTAA
- a CDS encoding MOSC domain-containing protein, with product MKVLSINVSLPREVTGQGKTFSTGIFKIPVEGRIKVHSLGLEGDGQADLENHGGIHKAVYSYPFEHYEYWAGELGRNDFSFGQFGENLTISGWLEDGVHIGDMFRIGEVLLEISQPRVPCYKLAVKMNLPEFPKHFAASGRIGFYLRVLAPGEIGAGDAMERVKIDSRGVTVREMMDVMYFKRHNEEIMRKAITIPALTPSWRDELKQRLGMEAVTNQS from the coding sequence ATGAAAGTACTTTCGATAAACGTTTCCCTCCCGCGAGAGGTCACAGGGCAGGGAAAAACATTTTCAACAGGAATCTTTAAAATACCGGTCGAGGGAAGAATCAAAGTTCATTCCCTGGGATTGGAGGGAGATGGGCAGGCCGACCTGGAAAACCATGGAGGCATCCACAAGGCAGTCTATAGTTATCCGTTTGAACATTACGAGTATTGGGCCGGGGAGCTTGGAAGAAACGATTTTTCCTTTGGGCAATTTGGCGAGAATCTCACCATCTCAGGCTGGCTCGAGGACGGTGTACATATAGGTGACATGTTCCGCATCGGAGAAGTCCTGCTCGAAATCAGCCAACCCCGGGTGCCCTGCTACAAGCTTGCCGTTAAGATGAACCTGCCTGAGTTTCCAAAACACTTCGCGGCCAGCGGAAGAATTGGATTCTATTTGCGCGTGCTGGCACCCGGCGAAATTGGCGCTGGAGATGCGATGGAGCGCGTAAAGATTGACTCGCGCGGGGTCACTGTTCGTGAAATGATGGACGTGATGTATTTCAAAAGACATAATGAGGAAATCATGCGCAAAGCAATTACGATTCCTGCATTGACGCCCAGTTGGCGTGATGAATTGAAACAGCGTCTGGGCATGGAGGCTGTGACCAACCAATCCTAG
- a CDS encoding ABC transporter permease — protein MHILLPPIIERELRIALRKRQAVKSRSLIALGATLLVSFFFILSLFNGPKSVGRDLHIFLFYAGLYLALIPPITISVALFSEERRNQTLELLYLSGISSGELFVGKLLSGILNASSDLLAICPFLTIPFLTGGVSLDLYLATLACFPTLLIFIVTAGLLASVLCTDDGSALFGAVLLVACVALAPVLPFWLGKILAGSPPFSTTWLCLSPASVPYLVATNFANATPAMFWKAAIATWGWSLLFLGLAAWLLKRNWKQELEKSGDRGWRGLWEGFVNGSASWRRELRADLMDANPFHWLAQRDRRPVMAAWGLLVGLSLIWLLGWWAWPHLWPSTMNFYLTAFVMILSVNTISVYAAARRLGNDRHDGALELLLTTPLREGQIVDGQIAAIKAQFKPVRFTTLGLCILMMIGGFLTRSWTSNAIISYLLIWGLFIAWCLHGSQRSVPTAMWIALNSGRPTFAFFRLRTNLWGWVALIVNGRSMSRAFTSLGYQFPTGSVTELVVVCFGTVIIFISIAAIQLSPSAQHEFLVREMRSIAQEPVPEPNDPRFKKWDVRQRLPPAA, from the coding sequence GTGCATATACTGCTTCCACCAATCATCGAGCGAGAGTTAAGGATAGCCTTACGCAAACGCCAGGCTGTGAAGTCCCGTTCGTTGATTGCCCTTGGGGCAACCCTTTTGGTTTCCTTCTTTTTTATTCTGAGCTTGTTCAATGGCCCCAAAAGCGTCGGCAGAGATCTCCACATCTTCCTTTTCTACGCCGGGCTTTATCTTGCGCTCATCCCGCCGATCACCATTAGTGTCGCTTTATTCTCGGAGGAACGTCGCAACCAAACTCTCGAACTTCTTTACCTCAGTGGCATAAGTTCCGGCGAACTTTTTGTTGGCAAACTCCTGAGCGGCATCCTCAACGCCTCCAGCGATCTGCTGGCCATATGTCCTTTCCTCACCATTCCGTTCCTGACCGGAGGCGTCTCCCTCGACTTATACCTGGCCACCCTCGCTTGCTTCCCAACGCTCCTGATTTTTATCGTGACTGCTGGCTTGCTGGCCTCCGTTTTGTGCACGGATGATGGTTCGGCCCTCTTCGGTGCCGTTTTGCTGGTGGCCTGCGTTGCCCTGGCACCAGTCCTGCCATTTTGGCTCGGAAAAATTCTTGCCGGCTCTCCACCCTTTTCCACGACCTGGCTCTGCCTCAGCCCTGCCTCCGTTCCTTACCTGGTCGCCACCAACTTTGCGAACGCCACACCAGCCATGTTTTGGAAAGCGGCAATCGCAACCTGGGGATGGTCGCTGCTCTTTCTCGGCCTCGCCGCCTGGCTGCTCAAACGCAATTGGAAACAGGAATTGGAAAAGTCCGGCGACAGAGGCTGGCGCGGACTTTGGGAGGGTTTTGTGAACGGTTCCGCTTCCTGGCGGCGGGAACTGCGTGCCGATCTTATGGATGCGAACCCATTCCACTGGCTCGCCCAACGGGATCGTCGCCCGGTCATGGCCGCCTGGGGTCTCCTGGTTGGCCTGAGCCTCATCTGGCTTCTGGGTTGGTGGGCATGGCCGCATCTTTGGCCCTCCACCATGAATTTTTATCTGACTGCCTTCGTGATGATTCTAAGTGTGAATACGATCAGCGTCTACGCTGCGGCACGCCGCCTGGGCAACGATCGCCACGATGGCGCCTTGGAGCTCCTGCTCACCACGCCATTGAGGGAAGGCCAGATCGTGGATGGCCAGATTGCTGCCATCAAGGCGCAATTTAAACCCGTCAGATTCACGACCCTTGGCCTCTGCATCCTCATGATGATAGGCGGCTTTCTTACCCGCTCATGGACCTCCAACGCCATCATCTCCTATCTTTTGATCTGGGGCTTGTTCATCGCCTGGTGCCTTCACGGTTCGCAACGATCCGTGCCGACAGCCATGTGGATCGCACTGAACAGCGGAAGGCCCACGTTCGCTTTTTTTCGATTACGAACCAATTTGTGGGGCTGGGTGGCGTTGATCGTGAACGGCCGAAGCATGAGTCGCGCTTTTACCAGCCTTGGCTATCAATTCCCCACGGGCTCCGTTACGGAACTTGTCGTGGTTTGTTTTGGAACGGTGATAATCTTTATTTCCATCGCGGCCATTCAGCTAAGCCCCTCCGCTCAGCACGAATTTCTTGTGCGCGAAATGAGATCAATTGCCCAGGAACCAGTTCCTGAACCAAATGACCCTCGTTTTAAAAAATGGGACGTCCGCCAGCGTCTTCCCCCTGCGGCTTGA
- a CDS encoding class I SAM-dependent methyltransferase, which yields MSFDLLAPHYRWMEFILAGGKLQRSRTAHLKSIREPKRALLLGEGNGRFLVELLSMHSQARVTCLDASQRMLDCARSRIVKHGMDGGSVEFIHADILEWLPGSQKFDLIVTNFFLDCFTPQQIEMVVEKLAGAATPEAQWLLADFREPPAGMRKLRAKLILQSMYLFFRAVTRLPASRLTPPDSYLRRHRFELVQRSQADWGLLHSDLWNRSGLC from the coding sequence ATGAGCTTTGATCTCCTGGCGCCACATTACCGCTGGATGGAATTCATTTTGGCCGGGGGCAAGCTGCAACGTAGCCGGACGGCACATCTTAAATCCATTCGCGAGCCAAAACGGGCTTTGTTATTGGGTGAGGGAAATGGCCGGTTTTTAGTCGAGTTGCTGAGCATGCATTCCCAGGCGCGTGTAACCTGTTTGGATGCGAGCCAGCGCATGCTTGATTGTGCCCGCAGTCGGATTGTCAAACATGGGATGGATGGCGGCTCAGTCGAATTCATTCATGCCGATATCCTTGAATGGTTGCCGGGGAGCCAAAAGTTTGACCTTATCGTAACGAACTTCTTTCTCGACTGCTTTACTCCACAGCAGATTGAAATGGTAGTGGAAAAACTGGCTGGAGCTGCAACTCCTGAAGCTCAATGGTTGCTCGCTGATTTTCGGGAACCACCCGCTGGCATGCGTAAGTTGCGAGCCAAACTGATTCTGCAATCGATGTATCTCTTCTTCAGAGCCGTTACGCGATTGCCTGCGTCCCGACTGACACCTCCCGACTCCTACTTGCGAAGGCACAGGTTTGAGTTGGTTCAACGCTCGCAAGCCGATTGGGGACTACTGCACAGTGATTTGTGGAACAGATCCGGGTTGTGTTAA
- a CDS encoding HdeD family acid-resistance protein, with product MAITTASTSLFAADMEEARHKWGWLLALGIGLIVLGIIATYAAVATTVATVLFFGAILLVEGIFEIVGGIRNHRYGGFWLHLASGILGIVCGILILLAPVASALALTVVFAAFFLVGGFYKIFASASIRLPGWGWSLFSGALDVVLGLMLLTRWPFSGLWFIGLAVGITLIFQGWAWVMLATLLHRTETPVATPA from the coding sequence ATGGCAATAACAACTGCAAGTACTTCCCTGTTTGCCGCGGATATGGAGGAGGCTCGCCACAAATGGGGTTGGCTTTTGGCTCTTGGAATTGGTCTTATCGTGCTGGGGATAATCGCTACTTATGCCGCCGTGGCGACGACCGTTGCAACCGTTTTGTTCTTTGGCGCCATATTGCTGGTGGAGGGCATTTTTGAAATCGTGGGCGGAATCCGGAATCATCGGTATGGAGGGTTCTGGTTGCATCTGGCAAGCGGCATCCTCGGTATCGTTTGCGGGATATTGATTCTGTTGGCGCCAGTGGCAAGTGCACTCGCTCTTACGGTGGTATTCGCTGCATTCTTTTTGGTTGGGGGATTTTACAAGATTTTTGCCTCTGCTTCCATCCGACTCCCGGGATGGGGATGGTCCCTGTTTAGCGGTGCTTTGGATGTGGTGCTTGGCCTGATGCTGTTAACGAGATGGCCCTTTTCCGGGCTGTGGTTTATTGGCCTGGCGGTCGGGATCACGCTCATATTTCAGGGGTGGGCCTGGGTGATGCTGGCGACATTGCTGCATCGGACAGAAACGCCGGTCGCAACGCCTGCGTAG
- a CDS encoding DUF5722 domain-containing protein, translated as MMDHYTSNIDCHTQNENGTLKELFRVNGRGLELMGCIKVLIIFFFVVCLALLSGAETIPLQISTNGANDVALKQTAPDGYEITTTDSDPFVHTAPLPQPLTSKNELILSFEYITPAAIDGLQLFLVPPCDEKHSLQATGLQATQTWTSRSLDLQDILQEATQDVTSLRLDFGNQPGRVIQIRSLQLRMPNEAELAAKKQQQLHREQQQQVENRLRNYLTRTFPCQINRVKITERQTILEGTLERHAKDLFLVEIPLSAQVSELKDFSFSQPIPLNGKRQFSLSLDRFYQHEGRTWDRLLSRWAVVQKVGGNFELRSPARCADEVTSQWHPKEEKPRNKKGIGGLWWNRPISDLDDLNISSATVNISLNGFMRTSNGAECLAFDFSGRTWYADTHYLEHLDRTLLEAAKRHIVVSAIILLNSSPSGWGKLAAHPDADPAGIYAMPNVSSEEGLQAYAAALNFLAHRYSDPTGNHGRIHHWIMHNEINAAWDWTNAGEKTALQYMELYYKSMRTADLIAHQYDPHAKVFISLAQFWASAPGKHYYAGKELLEDLLQFSHAEGDFNWGIAFHPYPSDLFNPRTWEDKDTTDGFDSPKITPRNLEVLDHWVQQRQTFYLGKHPRSIQLTEQGFNSRDYSAKSLADQAAAMAYTWKKVEALKSIEAFDYHNWVDNRHEGGLHIGLRKFDDDKNDPLGRKPIWFTYQSLGTNGVRSVNKSR; from the coding sequence ATGATGGACCATTACACCAGCAATATTGATTGCCACACGCAAAATGAAAACGGCACACTGAAGGAACTCTTTCGCGTGAATGGTCGTGGCTTGGAATTGATGGGCTGTATAAAGGTTCTGATCATTTTCTTTTTCGTTGTTTGTCTGGCACTGTTGTCTGGGGCGGAAACAATTCCGCTGCAAATTTCGACAAACGGCGCGAATGATGTGGCGCTCAAACAAACCGCCCCGGATGGTTACGAAATCACCACAACCGACTCTGACCCGTTCGTGCACACCGCTCCGCTTCCGCAACCGCTCACGTCGAAAAATGAACTGATCTTATCCTTCGAGTACATCACTCCCGCGGCCATCGATGGCCTGCAACTTTTTTTGGTGCCTCCCTGCGATGAAAAGCACAGTCTTCAAGCGACAGGTTTGCAGGCAACCCAAACATGGACTTCTCGTTCCCTGGATTTGCAGGACATTTTGCAGGAAGCTACTCAGGATGTTACTTCCTTGCGGCTCGACTTCGGCAACCAGCCCGGACGTGTGATTCAAATCCGATCGCTCCAATTGCGAATGCCCAATGAAGCTGAACTGGCGGCAAAAAAGCAGCAGCAATTGCACCGTGAACAGCAGCAGCAAGTGGAGAATCGTCTTCGCAATTATCTCACCCGCACCTTCCCCTGCCAAATCAACCGTGTAAAGATTACCGAACGACAGACCATCCTTGAAGGCACGCTGGAGAGACATGCCAAAGACCTGTTCCTAGTGGAAATCCCGCTCTCAGCGCAGGTCTCTGAATTGAAGGATTTTTCCTTCAGCCAACCGATTCCGCTAAATGGAAAACGACAATTTTCGTTGAGCCTCGACCGGTTTTATCAACACGAGGGCCGAACGTGGGATCGACTGCTCTCACGTTGGGCGGTGGTGCAAAAGGTGGGCGGGAACTTTGAGTTGCGTTCCCCCGCCCGTTGCGCTGACGAGGTAACATCTCAATGGCATCCAAAAGAGGAAAAGCCCCGCAACAAAAAGGGAATCGGCGGACTTTGGTGGAATCGCCCCATCAGTGACCTGGATGATCTCAATATCTCCTCTGCCACGGTCAACATCAGTCTGAATGGTTTCATGCGAACTTCCAATGGAGCAGAATGCCTCGCCTTCGATTTCAGTGGCCGCACCTGGTATGCGGACACTCATTATCTTGAGCATTTGGACCGCACGCTTTTGGAGGCCGCCAAACGTCACATCGTCGTTTCCGCAATCATACTTCTTAATTCATCTCCGAGCGGCTGGGGTAAGTTGGCTGCCCATCCGGATGCTGATCCCGCTGGCATTTACGCCATGCCGAATGTCTCGAGTGAGGAAGGCTTGCAGGCCTATGCCGCGGCTTTGAATTTCCTGGCCCATCGTTACAGCGATCCAACCGGCAATCACGGCCGGATTCATCACTGGATCATGCACAACGAAATCAACGCCGCGTGGGATTGGACGAATGCGGGCGAAAAGACCGCGTTGCAATACATGGAACTTTATTACAAATCCATGCGCACTGCGGATTTGATTGCACATCAATACGACCCTCACGCCAAGGTCTTCATCTCATTGGCGCAATTCTGGGCTTCAGCCCCCGGAAAACATTATTACGCCGGAAAGGAGCTCCTTGAAGATCTGCTGCAATTCTCCCATGCCGAAGGGGATTTCAACTGGGGCATTGCGTTTCATCCCTATCCCTCCGACCTTTTCAACCCGCGCACCTGGGAAGACAAGGACACGACCGATGGCTTCGACTCGCCCAAAATCACGCCGCGCAACCTTGAAGTGCTCGACCACTGGGTCCAACAGCGGCAGACGTTTTATCTCGGCAAGCACCCGCGATCAATTCAATTGACTGAGCAAGGTTTCAACTCGCGTGATTATTCGGCAAAATCTCTCGCCGATCAGGCCGCCGCCATGGCGTACACCTGGAAAAAAGTGGAAGCGCTTAAAAGCATCGAAGCTTTTGATTATCATAACTGGGTCGATAACCGCCATGAAGGCGGCCTGCATATCGGATTGCGTAAATTCGATGATGACAAGAATGACCCGCTGGGACGCAAACCCATTTGGTTTACCTATCAGTCATTAGGAACCAACGGTGTTCGATCCGTCAACAAATCAAGATAA